A section of the Macadamia integrifolia cultivar HAES 741 chromosome 9, SCU_Mint_v3, whole genome shotgun sequence genome encodes:
- the LOC122090105 gene encoding protein LURP-one-related 10-like, translated as MAMAELSNNPPLTNPVIVVGPQFCAPNPVYLTIVSKVLSLGVGNFNVAVDGNNVFEVKSILLSFHGRRVLLDANGNPILSMRKKILSAHWRWEVFRGESWDSKDLLFSTKKSSLFQLKTELDVFLAANTKEEVCDFKVKGSWLKRSCNIYVGEDSSNIIIAQMHKKQSVQSVLFGKDNFAVTAYPNVDYAFIVALIVILDAINEDRKGRTHNAAGAGVTVTGAIG; from the exons ATGGCCATGGCTGAGCTCTCCAACAATCCACCATTGACTAATCCTGTCATCGTTGTTGGACCCCAATTCTGTGCTCCCAACCCTGTATATCTCACCATCGTGAGTAAAGTTTTATCCCTTGGGGTTGGGAATTTCAACGTCGCCGTCGACGGCAACAACGTCTTCGAAGTAAAGAGTATCCTCTTAAGTTTCCACGGCCGTCGTGTCCTCCTCGACGCCAATGGCAATCCCATCCTCTCTATGCGAAAAAAG ATATTGAGTGCACATTGGAGATGGGAAGTGTTCAGGGGAGAAAGTTGGGATTCAAAAGATCTCTTATTTAGTACAAAGAAGTCTTCTTTGTTCCAATTAAAGACGGAATTGGATGTGTTCTTGGCGGCTAATACCAAAGAGGAAGTTTGTGATTTCAAGGTCAAAGGGAGCTGGTTGAAGAGATCTTGCAACATCTATGTTGGAGAAGACTCTTCTAACATCATCATCGCCCAA ATGCATAAGAAACAGAGTGTTCAAAGCGTGTTGTTTGGGAAGGACAATTTCGCGGTGACTGCGTATCCGAACGTCGATTATGCATTCATCGTTGCTCTTATCGTCATTCTCGATGCGATTAACGAAGATAGGAAAGGCAGGACTCACAATGCCGCCGGAGCCGGAGTCACTGTCACCGGAGCAATCGGGTGA